In the genome of Rhodoferax fermentans, one region contains:
- a CDS encoding rhodanese-related sulfurtransferase has product MPTTTYLTAAFYKFVTLSDYASRKAPLLAFCEQRKVKGTILLAREGINSTIAGAPDDVHAVLAYLRSDPLLADLQHKESFAETAPFHRMKVRLKQEIVTMGVPGTDPTHIVGTYVKPQDWNALIADPDVVVVDTRNDYEVAIGSFRGAIDPQIRTFSALPAWTEQAEQLRPTADGKKPKVAMFCTGGIRCEKSTAYLRSQGYDEVYHLEGGILKYLETVPPEESLWEGTCFVFDERVSVDHGLTPGTHKLCRGCRMPLADGAQESPLFELGVSCPRCHASTSDVQKSRARERQRQWVLAKARGDTHIGETTPPVLSKPLPSDVASDCSQTRAAD; this is encoded by the coding sequence ATGCCGACCACCACTTACCTGACCGCTGCTTTCTACAAATTCGTCACGCTCTCGGACTACGCATCCCGCAAGGCTCCCCTGTTGGCGTTTTGCGAGCAGCGCAAGGTAAAGGGCACCATTCTTTTGGCACGTGAGGGCATCAACAGCACCATTGCTGGTGCGCCTGACGATGTGCACGCGGTGCTGGCCTATTTGCGCAGCGACCCGCTCTTGGCCGACCTGCAACACAAGGAATCGTTCGCTGAGACAGCGCCGTTTCACCGCATGAAGGTGCGTTTGAAACAAGAAATCGTGACCATGGGCGTGCCTGGCACAGACCCCACCCACATCGTTGGCACTTACGTCAAGCCGCAGGACTGGAATGCGCTGATTGCCGACCCCGATGTGGTGGTGGTCGACACGCGCAATGACTACGAGGTGGCTATTGGCAGCTTTCGTGGCGCGATAGACCCTCAGATCCGCACGTTTTCGGCCTTGCCCGCCTGGACCGAACAGGCGGAACAACTGCGCCCCACAGCCGATGGCAAAAAACCGAAAGTGGCCATGTTTTGCACCGGGGGTATCCGCTGCGAAAAGTCCACCGCATACCTGCGCTCCCAAGGTTATGACGAGGTCTACCACCTCGAAGGCGGCATCCTCAAATACCTGGAGACCGTGCCGCCAGAGGAAAGCCTATGGGAAGGTACTTGTTTTGTCTTTGATGAGCGCGTGTCGGTAGACCACGGCCTGACACCGGGCACCCACAAGCTGTGCCGGGGTTGCCGCATGCCACTGGCGGACGGCGCGCAGGAGTCGCCCTTGTTTGAGCTGGGTGTGAGCTGCCCGCGCTGCCATGCCAGCACAAGCGATGTCCAAAAGAGCCGGGCCCGGGAGCGCCAGCGCCAATGGGTTCTGGCCAAAGCACGCGGCGACACGCACATTGGCGAAACCACGCCACCGGTGCTCAGCAAACCCCTCCCATCCGACGTCGCCAGCGACTGTTCCCAGACCAGAGCCGCTGACTGA
- a CDS encoding glutathione S-transferase — MAASGPTAAQPLQPPLPVLYSFRRCPYAMRARLALVASGMVCELREVVLAHKPAALLLASPKGTVPVLVLPNGTVLEQSLDIMLHALHQSDPWQWLPSSVQDLSATLALIAQCDGSFKVHLDRYKYPNRYALPDGLGDRAEGAVFLQKLNDLLATQRFLHGGHFGLADAAIAPFVRQFAHTDVSWFASQPWSALGAWLTAFETSKAYLQVMDKVPTWCEGQSPWRFPAL, encoded by the coding sequence ATGGCAGCATCGGGGCCAACTGCGGCACAGCCGCTGCAGCCGCCACTGCCCGTTCTGTATTCGTTTCGGCGTTGCCCCTACGCCATGCGTGCCCGTTTGGCGCTGGTGGCCAGCGGCATGGTGTGCGAGCTGCGCGAGGTGGTGCTCGCACACAAGCCTGCCGCGCTGCTGCTGGCTTCGCCCAAAGGCACGGTGCCTGTTCTGGTGTTGCCAAACGGCACCGTGCTGGAGCAAAGCCTGGACATCATGCTGCATGCCCTGCACCAAAGTGATCCGTGGCAGTGGCTACCCTCATCCGTACAGGATCTCAGCGCCACGCTCGCCCTCATTGCCCAGTGCGACGGCAGTTTCAAAGTGCATCTCGACCGCTACAAATACCCCAACCGCTACGCTCTGCCTGATGGCCTAGGTGATCGCGCCGAGGGCGCAGTGTTTTTGCAAAAGCTCAATGATCTGCTGGCGACCCAGCGTTTTCTGCACGGCGGACACTTCGGTCTGGCCGATGCTGCCATCGCGCCTTTTGTGCGCCAATTTGCGCACACCGATGTCTCCTGGTTTGCCAGCCAGCCGTGGTCCGCGCTTGGCGCCTGGCTGACGGCGTTTGAAACGTCCAAGGCGTATTTGCAGGTGATGGACAAGGTGCCAACTTGGTGTGAAGGCCAATCGCCGTGGCGATTTCCAGCCCTGTAA
- a CDS encoding L-lactate MFS transporter, which yields MNRWWMAVLGTALQMCIGTVYAWSYFQNPLIEAYGWSNTQVAWVFSTTILFLSLGAAVGGNKLPVYGPRKLAVLGIVLFGSGYLLGALALYFKSLPFLYLGYGVIGGTGIGLAYVPPVATVAKWFPDKKGLATGMVIMGFGLGAMIMSKLIAPMLLQLLDHSFPLVFAVLGVAFLLLATPIAWALQDPPSGSTQGGGYGSGEGEVQFASTRALLTSRRFATMWLLMFCNTVAGIMFIGFQSPMVQELWQRQDASLTPEQLASYGATLIAFSALFNGVGRFAWGSLSDKLGRVTAFRIMLLSQFAAFLTLGFVQSPWVFGVLVCYILLCYGGGFGTIPAFVSDTFGAKKMATAYGAILTTWGSAGIVGPQLVAWLRDNYPDNASTYAFYVGAAFLLAGFLVSLGLRNSVKKG from the coding sequence ATGAACCGTTGGTGGATGGCCGTGCTCGGCACGGCTTTGCAGATGTGTATTGGCACGGTCTACGCCTGGAGTTATTTCCAAAACCCGCTGATCGAGGCCTATGGCTGGAGCAACACCCAGGTGGCCTGGGTGTTCAGCACCACCATCCTGTTCTTGAGCCTGGGCGCCGCAGTGGGTGGCAACAAGTTGCCCGTTTATGGCCCGCGCAAACTGGCGGTGCTGGGCATTGTGTTGTTTGGCAGCGGTTACCTGTTGGGGGCGCTGGCGCTGTACTTCAAGTCCTTGCCGTTTTTGTACCTGGGTTATGGCGTGATTGGCGGCACTGGCATCGGGCTGGCCTATGTGCCCCCGGTGGCCACCGTGGCCAAATGGTTCCCGGACAAAAAGGGATTGGCCACCGGCATGGTGATCATGGGTTTTGGCCTGGGTGCCATGATCATGTCCAAACTGATCGCACCCATGTTGCTGCAACTGTTGGACCACAGCTTTCCGCTGGTGTTTGCGGTGCTGGGTGTGGCCTTTTTGCTGCTGGCCACACCGATTGCCTGGGCCTTGCAAGACCCACCGAGTGGCAGCACCCAGGGCGGTGGTTACGGCTCGGGCGAGGGTGAGGTGCAGTTTGCCAGCACCCGCGCTTTGTTGACCTCGCGCCGGTTTGCCACCATGTGGTTGCTGATGTTCTGCAACACCGTGGCGGGCATCATGTTCATCGGTTTTCAGTCGCCCATGGTGCAGGAGTTGTGGCAACGCCAGGACGCCAGCTTGACACCCGAACAGCTGGCCAGTTATGGCGCCACCTTGATTGCGTTCAGCGCGTTGTTCAACGGTGTCGGGCGTTTTGCCTGGGGCAGCCTGTCTGACAAGCTGGGCCGTGTCACCGCGTTTCGCATCATGCTGCTGAGCCAGTTTGCCGCGTTCCTGACGCTGGGTTTTGTGCAAAGCCCCTGGGTGTTTGGGGTGCTGGTGTGTTACATCCTGCTGTGTTACGGCGGCGGTTTTGGCACCATCCCGGCCTTTGTGTCGGACACTTTTGGCGCCAAAAAAATGGCCACCGCCTACGGCGCCATTCTGACCACCTGGGGTTCGGCCGGTATTGTGGGCCCGCAACTGGTGGCCTGGCTGCGCGACAACTACCCGGACAACGCCTCCACCTACGCCTTCTACGTGGGCGCCGCGTTTTTGCTGGCCGGTTTCCTGGTGTCCTTGGGTCTGCGCAACTCGGTCAAGAAGGGCTGA
- a CDS encoding CBS domain-containing protein produces MTTMKLGPAAALMKRRLTTVTPYETVLTAADRMVQANLGALLVVDNDRLVGILSERDILQRVVARRRDPESTTVSMVLTPNPVAVTEDTPLEECIQIIRTRGFRHLPVINGYRHPLGVIYSRDLLQHILNLIEDSFHQEGNLADILGPQKNKDMA; encoded by the coding sequence ATGACGACGATGAAGCTGGGGCCCGCTGCGGCATTGATGAAACGGCGGTTGACCACCGTCACACCGTATGAAACCGTGCTCACAGCGGCTGACCGCATGGTGCAGGCCAATCTGGGTGCGCTGTTGGTGGTGGACAACGACCGCCTGGTCGGCATCTTGTCGGAGCGCGACATCTTGCAGCGTGTGGTCGCACGCCGTCGCGACCCCGAAAGCACCACAGTGAGCATGGTGCTGACCCCCAACCCGGTGGCTGTGACCGAAGACACCCCGTTGGAGGAATGTATCCAGATCATCCGCACACGTGGCTTTCGCCATCTGCCGGTGATCAATGGTTACCGCCACCCGTTGGGCGTGATTTATTCACGTGACCTGTTGCAACACATCCTGAACCTGATCGAAGACTCTTTTCACCAGGAAGGCAACTTGGCCGACATCCTGGGACCGCAAAAAAACAAGGATATGGCATGA
- the pflA gene encoding pyruvate formate-lyase-activating protein: MSTHHLADMRARMATNVLAPSESTPLTGRIHSLESGGMVDGPGIRFVVFTQGCPLRCLYCHNPDTQALRDGREISVDALMSEITKYRSYMKFTGGGVTLTGGEPLIQRDFTREVFRRCQELGIHTTLDTSGFAHQSVAADVVQHVDLVMLCIKAFDPDTHTRLTGVPREPSLRFAEYLNSINKKTWIRFVLVPGVTDSAANVEGLAQFLAPMTNIEKVEILPFHKMGEYKWERMGFNYELKDTPSPSVAQVQEVVETFRKYNLTVDV, encoded by the coding sequence ATGTCGACGCACCATCTGGCCGATATGCGGGCCAGGATGGCGACCAACGTCTTGGCGCCATCCGAATCCACGCCGCTCACCGGCCGAATCCACTCTTTGGAGAGTGGTGGCATGGTGGACGGCCCGGGCATCCGATTTGTGGTGTTCACGCAGGGCTGCCCGCTGCGCTGCCTGTACTGCCACAACCCGGACACCCAGGCCCTGCGTGACGGGCGTGAGATCAGTGTGGACGCGCTGATGTCAGAGATCACCAAGTACAGGTCTTACATGAAGTTCACCGGCGGTGGGGTCACCCTCACCGGGGGTGAACCGCTGATCCAGCGTGACTTCACCCGCGAGGTGTTCCGCCGCTGCCAGGAGCTGGGCATCCACACCACGCTCGATACCTCGGGCTTTGCCCACCAGAGTGTGGCCGCCGACGTGGTGCAACATGTGGACCTGGTGATGCTGTGTATCAAAGCCTTTGATCCCGACACCCACACCCGGCTGACCGGTGTGCCGCGGGAACCCTCGCTGCGTTTTGCCGAGTACTTGAACAGCATCAACAAGAAGACCTGGATCCGTTTTGTGCTGGTGCCCGGTGTCACCGACTCGGCCGCCAATGTGGAAGGTCTGGCCCAGTTTTTGGCGCCCATGACCAACATCGAAAAGGTGGAAATCCTGCCGTTCCACAAGATGGGCGAGTACAAATGGGAGCGCATGGGTTTTAACTATGAACTCAAGGACACACCATCACCCAGCGTCGCGCAGGTGCAAGAGGTGGTGGAGACTTTTCGCAAGTACAACTTGACGGTGGACGTCTAG